The Quercus lobata isolate SW786 chromosome 4, ValleyOak3.0 Primary Assembly, whole genome shotgun sequence genome segment TCCAACAGAACAGGGGGTCGGTGAGATAAAAGGAGACCAAGTATTGGCAAGAGAGTGTTATCAGGCCGTCTTAGCCTCAAAAGAAAGCCATACGTGGACAATCGAAGAAAAAACACCAGAGATCATTGAGAAGCTAGAAACGATAGAGTTGGTTGAAGGAAGTCCATCAAAAACAACCCAAATAGGGACGAATCTAAGTCCCAGGATGAAGGAAGGGATCATCAACTTCCTGAAAGATAACCTCGATGTATTTGCTTGGAGCCACAAGGATATGCCAGGGATCCCAGCAAGCCTCATCCAGCATCACCGGAATGTTGACCCAGAGAAGAAGCTCGTCCAACAGAGAAGAAGAGTCTTTGCCCCCAAACGAAACAAAGCAGTAATGGACGAAGTAAATAAATTGCTTGTTGCCAATTTCATTCGGGAAGTTCACTACCCTGAGTGGTTGGCCAACGTGGTCATGGTCAAGAAAGCAAACgggaagtggagaatgtgtgtcgaTTTCATAGATCTTAATCAGGCCTGCCCGAAGGACAGTTTTCCCTTGCCTGGAATTGATCAGCTGGTAGACTCCACCGCCAGACATAAACTTCTCACGTT includes the following:
- the LOC115985754 gene encoding uncharacterized protein LOC115985754, translating into MYFSEEDARGIKQPYDDPLVIMIIIEGFNTRRVLVDNGSLVDIIYLSAFQQLKLDPKRLRPFKSPLVSFNGDKVYPRGIVTLTVTTGSYPLQVTNQHNFLMVDSPSSYNVIIGRPTLNRRKATTSTYCLKLKFPTEQGVGEIKGDQVLARECYQAVLASKESHTWTIEEKTPEIIEKLETIELVEGSPSKTTQIGTNLSPRMKEGIINFLKDNLDVFAWSHKDMPGIPASLIQHHRNVDPEKKLVQQRRRVFAPKRNKAVMDEVNKLLVANFIREVHYPEWLANVVMVKKANGKWRMCVDFIDLNQACPKDSFPLPGIDQLVDSTARHKLLTFMDAFSRYNHIQIKKKLPLSLVKGSIATGSCLLDSRTQGPPIKGW